Proteins encoded within one genomic window of Tachysurus fulvidraco isolate hzauxx_2018 unplaced genomic scaffold, HZAU_PFXX_2.0 HiC_scaffold_167_np12, whole genome shotgun sequence:
- the LOC113662066 gene encoding uncharacterized protein LOC113662066 isoform X2, with protein MLGYATEESQSSSEFSEDEYIPKTEESDSSSSAEEESLAKKVKQHKKRRDVSKTSKSQQCKRKHVTCSSSFVSSGTKESSSSSDKDDSGESSSPVNSNVKVMMLKKKTDGSRLYNKKFYCLFCTKPFSKMARHLESKHRDKPEVARAVAFPKGSKERRLQLSLLRNKGNHFHNTQVLKEGKGMVIPQQQSISPVTANDYLHCVNCEAYLKRRSLWRHMQRCHLNQKVKGMKPGKTRVQALCMYNEPVPENVNARFWRMLLDMHDDEITHVVRKEKVILKLGQHLFNKHGHDVTKHEYIRQKLRETGRLVIEGKKNSKLKEVSDFFIPANFPHVIKAVHSVAGLNEETSTYKTPSLALKLGHNLKKMANIVECEAIMSGDKNTIRNVQAFKQICETKWSECVSSQAIRNLSEAKWNSPQLLPFAEDVKKMHQYLDRQCNESQTKLEKEPSSKHWAEVAKVTLCQVILFNRRREGEVSKLSLTAFTLRDTSLTHPDVELALTDLEKKLCKHFQRIEIKGKRGRKVPVLLTPDMVTSMELLVKTRSNCDVPDENVFMFGRPQALSHFRGSDIIRQIARSCGAEHPEALSSTRLRKHMATMSKVLNLKDNEMDDLADFLGHDIRVHRQYYRLPEGTLQLAKISKVLLAMERGQLSQFKGRNLDEIQIDPQERLMDSEGSDSEDEKENDASPPPSNSADKSKKSTAELGHHQSHQPAKGSSQNPRRKWSTEEIQAVEKTLMDYISSGKVSGKAQCMEWIEKSPAALQGRGWDAVKFYVKNRIDSMKRKMLR; from the exons ATGCTTGGATATGCAACAGAAGAATCTCAGTCAAGTTCAGAGTTCAGTGAGGATGAGTACATACCAAAGACAGAAGAGTCAGACAGTAGCAGTTCAGCAGAGGAAGAGAGTTTAGCAAAAAAGGTCAAACAGCATAAGAAAAGAAGGGATGTGTCAAAAACATCAAAATCCCAACAATGTAAAAGAAAGCATGTGACATGTTCTAGTTCATTTGTGAGCAGTGGAACCAAAGAATCCTCGTCTTCATCTGACAAAGATGACAGCGGAGAATCATCTTCACCTGTTAATTCAAATGTGAAGGTCATGATGCTGAAGAAGAAAACGGATGGCAGCAGGCTGTACAACAAAAAGTTCTACTGCTTGTTCTGCACTAAACCATTCAGTAAAATGGCGCGTCACTTAGAATCAAAGCACAGAGATAAGCCAGAGGTGGCAAGAGCTGTTGCGTTTCCAAAAGGTTCTAAAGAGCGACGATTACAGCTGAGTTTACTGAGAAATAAAGGGAACCATTTCCATAATACTCAGGTGCTTAAAGAAGGGAAAGGAATGGTGATACCTCAACAGCAATCCATTTCACCAGTAACAGCAAATGATTATTTGCATTGTGTGAACTGTGAGGCTTACCTGAAGAGAAGATCTTTATGGAGGCACATGCAGAGATGCCATCTAAACCAGAAAGTCAAAGGAATGAAGCCAGGAAAAACTCGAGTTCAAGCCCTTTGTATGTATAATGAACCAGTTCCAGAGAATGTGAATGCACGATTTTGGAGAATGCTACTGGACATGCATGACGATGAGATAACACATGTTGTCCGGAAAGAGAAAGTCATATTGAAATTAGGGCAACATCTGTTTAATAAGCACGGCCATGATGTCACAAAACACGAATATATCAGGCAAAAATTGCGAGAGACAGGTCGTCTAGTCAtcgaagggaaaaaaaacagcaagttGAAGGAGGTATCAGATTTCTTCATCCCGGCTAATTTCCCTCATGTCATTAAAGCGGTTCACAGTGTGGCCGGCTTGAATGAGGAGACAAGCACTTACAAAACACCATCTTTAGCACTGAAGCTTGGGCACAACCTCAAGAAGATGGCAAACATTGTTGAATGTGAGGCGATAATGTCAGGTGATAAGAACACCATTAGAAATGTGCAAGCCTTCAAACAAATCTGTGAAACTAAatggagtgagtgtgtctcATCCCAAGCCATTCGGAATTTGAGCGAGGCAAAATGGAACTCTCCACAACTTCTTCCTTTTGCTgaagatgtgaaaaaaatgcatcaGTATCTTGACAGACAGTGTAACGAAAGCCAAACTAAACTTGAAAAAGAACCAAGTAGCAAGCACTGGGCAGAAGTTGCAAAAGTGACACTCTGTCAGGTGATTCTGTTTAATCGTAGAAGGGAAGGAGAGGTATCTAAGCTGTCTCTTACTGCCTTTACATTGAGGGACACCTCACTGACTCATCCAGATGTAGAGCTCGCTCTGACAGATCTTGAAAAGAAACTGTGTAAGCACTTCCAGAGAATTGAGATAAAAGGCAAACGTGGACGAAAAGTCCCAGTTCTTCTCACCCCTGATATGGTGACCTCAATGGAGTTACTTGTAAAGACTCGCAGTAACTGTGATGTGCCTGATGAGAACGTGTTCATGTTTGGACGACCACAAGCACTGAGTCACTTCAGAGGATCAGACATTATTCGACAGATTGCTCGAAGCTGTGGAGCAGAACACCCTGAAGCGTTATCCTCCACTAGACTGAGAAAGCACATGGCCACTATGTCCAAGGTCCTTAATTTGAAAGACAATGAAATGGATGACCTTGCTGACTTTCTAGGACACGACATCAGGGTGCATCGGCAGTACTACAGGCTACCTGAAGGTACATTGCAGCTGGCGAAGATAAGTAAAGTTCTTCTAGCCATGGAGAGAGGACAATTATCTCAATTCAAAGGAAGGAATCTAGATGAGATCCAGATTGATCCACAAG AGAGACTGATGGACAGTGAAGGATCAGACTCTGAAGACGAGAAAGAAAACGATGCTTCACCTCCACCCTCAAATTCTGCAG ACAAATCAAAGAAGTCGACTGCTGAACTTGGACATCACCAAAGTCATCAACCAGCTAAAG